A section of the Alligator mississippiensis isolate rAllMis1 chromosome 8, rAllMis1, whole genome shotgun sequence genome encodes:
- the TIMP2 gene encoding metalloproteinase inhibitor 2 encodes MAAARRRPCPSAPRWGRGGRGRGRGPGPEGALPGPVRPRAQPSGGGGAGAPAPGHGRDARPAARGAELQPALASCHREEEPRRLKARLGGRERKTARGGGTARARAGAGALHAAALSPAARTMRAPAPGPRAWLALLLLLLAGAGRLARACSCSPVHPQQAFCNADLVIRAKAVSGKEVDSGNDIYGNPIKRIQYEIKQIKMFKGPDQDIEYIYTAPSSAVCGVSLDTSGKKEYLIAGKSEGNGKMHITLCDFIFPWESLSATQKKSLSQRYQMGCECKISRCPSIPCYVSSLDECLWTDWVTEKSINGQQAKHYACVKRSDGSCAWYRGVAPPKQEFLDIEDP; translated from the exons ATGGCCGCGGCGCGCCgccgcccctgcccctctgccccgcGCTGGGGTcggggcgggcgcgggcgcgggcgcgggcccGGGCCGGAGGGCGCTTTGCCCGGCCCGGTGCGGCCCCGGGCCCAGCCGTCGGGCGGAGGTGGGGCCGGGGCTCCCGCCCCGGGGCACGGCCGCGATGCCCGCCCGGCGGCGCGCGGGGCCGAGCTGCAGCCGGCACTGGCCAGCTGCCACCGGGAGGAGGAGCCGCGGCGCCTTAAAGCCCGGCTCGGCGGCCGGGAGAGGAAAACAGCCCGCGGAGGAGGCACCGCCCGAGcccgagccggagccggagccctGCATGCCGCAGCGCTGAGCCCCGCCGCCCGCACCATGAGGGCCCCCGCGCCCGGCCCGCGCGCCTGGctcgccctgctgctgctgctgctcgccgGGGCCGGGCGCCTGGCCCGCGCCTGCAGCTGCTCGCCCGTGCACCCGCAGCAGGCGTTCTGCAACGCCGACCTGG TGATCCGGGCCAAGGCCGTCTCGGGGAAGGAGGTGGATTCCGGGAATGACATTTATGGGAATCCAATCAAACGGATCCAGTACGAGATCAAGCAGATCAAG ATGTTTAAAGGCCCCGACCAGGACATCGAGTACATTTACACGGCCCCATCCTCCGCTGTGTGTGGCGTCTCGCTGGACACCAGCGGGAAGAAGGAGTATCTCATTGCAG GCAAGTCAGAGGGCAATGGCAAGATGCACATCACGCTGTGCGACTTCATCTTCCCTTGGGAGTCTCTGAGCGCCACCCAGAAGAAGAGCCTCAGCCAGAGGTACCAGATGGGCTGCGAGTGCAAG ATCTCGCgctgcccctccatcccctgctacGTGTCCTCCTTGGACGAGTGCCTCTGGACGGACTGGGTGACGGAGAAGAGCATCAACGGGCAGCAGGCCAAGCACTACGCCTGTGTCAAGCGCAGCGATGGCTCGTGCGCGTGGTACCGCGGCGTGGCCCCGCCCAAGCAGGAGTTTCTTGACATCGAGGACCCCTAG
- the CANT1 gene encoding soluble calcium-activated nucleotidase 1 — protein MPAPPCPRREWSEPMSPLRISVGGLPVLASMTKGADPRFRPRWRAIVLSSAGVGLVLLLLCLHRPPAARPAPGGTRGWRGGARASGGGYNDTYPLSPPQRNAEGVRYRIGVIADLDTRSRGARDHTWFSYLKKGYLVLSASGDRVAVEWDAEDCVLESHLAEKGRGMELSDLVVFNGKLYAVDDRTGVVYQVEGTKVVPWVILSDGDGTVGKGFKAEWLAVKDEHLYVGGLGKEWTTTTGEVVNENPEWVKVVGYKGDVDHENWVSNYNALRAAVGIRPPGYLIHESASWSDTLQRWFFLPRRASHERYDEKEDEHRGTNLLLSATQDFRDVALRRVGDVVPTHGFSAFKFIPDTDDQIIVALKSEEDQGKVASYILAFTLDGRLLLPETHIGDVKYEGIEFI, from the exons ATGCCCGCGCCGCCCTGCCCGCGCCGGGAATGGAGTGAGCCCATGAGCCCGCTGCGCATCAGCGTGGGAGGCCTCCCCGTGCTCGCCTCCATGACCAAGGGCGCCGACCCGCGGTTCCGCCCGCGCTGGCGCGCCATCGTGCTGTCCTCGGCCGGCGtgggcctggtgctgctgctgctgtgcctgcaccGGCCCCCCGCGGCCCGGCCGGCCCCCGGCGGCACGCGCGGCTGGCGGGGCGGCGCGCGGGCGTCGGGGGGCGGCTACAACGACACCTACCCGCTGTCCCCGCCGCAGCGCAACGCCGAGGGCGTGCGCTATCGCATCGGCGTCATCGCCGACCTGGACACGCGGTCGCGGGGCGCCCGGGACCACACCTGGTTCAGCTACCTGAAGAAGGGCTACCTGGTGCTGTCGGCCAGCGGGGACCGCGTGGCCGTGGAGTGGGACGCCGAGGACTGCGTGCTGGAGTCGCACCTGGCCGAGAAGGGCCGCGGCATGGAGCTGTCCGACCTGGTCGTCTTCAACGGCAAGCTGTACGCCGTGGACGACCGCACCGGCGTGGTCTACCAGGTCGAGGGCACCAAGGTGGTGCCCTGGGTGATCCTCTCGGATGGGGACGGCACCGTGGGCAAAG GCTTCAAGGCGGAGTGGCTGGCAGTGAAAGACGAGCACCTGTACGTGGGTGGCCTGGGCAAGGAGTGGACCACGACCACTGGGGAGGTGGTGAACGAGAACCCCGAGTGGGTGAAGGTGGTTGGCTACAAGGGGGACGTGGACCACGAGAACTGGGTCTCCAACTACAACGCGCTGCGGGCAGCCGTGGGCATCAGGCCCCCAG GCTACCTGATCCACGAGTCAGCCTCTTGGAGCGACACGCTGCAGCGCTGGTTTTTCTTGCCCCGCCGAGCCAGCCACGAGCGCTACGACGAGAAGGAGGACGAGCACCGCGGCACCAACCTGCTGCTCAGCGCCACGCAGGACTTCAGGGACGTGGCCCTGCGGCGCGTCGGCGACGTGGTGCCCACCCATGGCTTCTCCGCCTTCAAGTTCATCCCCGACACCGACGACCAGATCATCGTGGCCCTCAAGTCGGAGGAGGACCAGGGCAAGGTGGCCAGCTACATCCTGGCCTTCACGCTGGACGGGCGCCTGCTCCTGCCCGAGACTCACATTGGGGACGTGAAATACGAGGGCATCGAGTTTATATAG
- the C1QTNF1 gene encoding complement C1q tumor necrosis factor-related protein 1, with amino-acid sequence MGPWALGLLLLCCLPRPAPALGQPPPSRRPQRDPAKGRTVPQPRSARTEWARERYSRQPQCVRCCDTPEQPPPLYQPVAQINMTILKGEKGDMGERGLQGKFGKPGMTGNRGHVGAKGQKGSVGATGERCKSHYAAFSVGRRKPLHSNAYYQTLIFDTEFVNLYGHFNMFTGKFYCYVPGIYYFSLHVHTWNQKETYLHLMHNAEAAVVLYAQASDRSIMQSQSIMLELREQDEVWVRLFKGERDNAIFSDEFDTYVTFSGHLVKYSGDP; translated from the exons ATGGGGCCGTGGGCTCttggcctcctgctgctgtgctgcctgccgcGGCCCGCCCCTGCGCTCGGCCAACCGCCCCCCAGCCGGCGCCCCCAGAGGGACCCTGCCAAGGGCCGGACCGTGCCCCAGCCACGCTCAGCCAG GACCGAGTGGGCCCGGGAGCGGTACAGCCGGCAGCCCCAGTGCGTGCGCTGCTGCGACACCCCCGAGCAGCCTCCCCCGCTCTACCAGCCCGTGGCCCAGATCAACATGACCATCCTGAAGG GGGAGAAAGGGGACATGGGCGAGCGCGGCCTCCAGGGGAAGTTTGGCAAGCCAGGCATGACAGGCAACCGGGGCCACGTGGGGGCCAAGGGCCAGAAGGGCAGCGTGGGGGCGACCGGGGAACGGTGCAAGAGCCACTACGCCGCCTTCTCGGTGGGCCGCAGGAAGCCACTGCACAGCAACGCCTACTACCAGACGCTGATCTTCGACACCGAGTTCGTCAACCTCTACGGCCACTTCAACATGTTCACGGGCAAGTTCTACTGCTACGTGCCCGGGATCTACTACTTCAGCCTGCACGTGCACACCTGGAACCAGAAGGAGACCTACCTGCACCTGATGCACAACGCGGAGGCGGCCGTGGTCCTGTACGCCCAGGCCAGCGACCGCAGCATCATGCAGAGCCAGAGCATCATGCTGGAGCTGCGGGAGCAGGACGAGGTCTGGGTGCGGCTCTTCAAGGGCGAGCGGGACAACGCCATCTTCAGCGACGAGTTCGACACCTACGTCACCTTCAGCGGGCACCTGGTCAAGTACAGCGGGGACCCCTGA
- the ENGASE gene encoding cytosolic endo-beta-N-acetylglucosaminidase, giving the protein MRPAGGKRAAEAEAGQGPAAQRLRGSPSAAKGQGTTVVHRTVSYTPEPLPARHFDTDTTEPVSFYLSSLEELVAWKPTRDDDFNVAATPLAARQPPLHSKRPRTLVCHDMKGGYLEDRFIQGSATRSPYVFYHWQYIDIFVYFSHHVVTIPPVGWTNAAHRNGVSVLGTFITEWTEGKKTCESFLAGQAEAYSAVAKQLARIASFYRFDGWLVNIENELSEAAVRTLPLFLRQLKEQLGRLVPGGLVLWYDSVLRSGQLKWQNELNEENRVFFDACDGLFTNYNWKEEHLERTRAQAGERWADVYVGIDIFARGDVVGGGFDTDKSLRLIRKHGLSAALFAPGWVYEHLGATDFLPNEDKFWGLLTEQLSTHSIGTLPLHTSFNLGMGTGRFSSGQEVVVSPWYNLSAQEIQPLFTEHRGPGGGPRTHCCLRDAWEGGSSLLVAGAIPPDAEHVAVRLFSFQTPAPPKLFLSLLYKLEEPQAGVTVALELATRDSGSCRVGDIEPTRRHQPRPLPGPPPGLSTMLSTCGEQSTQGWTNQCYELELQDCALHELSLVLAHRPASPHETPFSCRLGEIWVLDADVIPASPPLVRHLEASQLRWRRGPGPDELLLSLTLRWAYPTSLARGFRIHNQRAAEPQRLLGLAYAPLYRAVDVPVPAVGPGQSGTVVFLVEPVLPEGFPVEPAAWGHLLLGYSSP; this is encoded by the exons ATGCGGCCGGCCGGGGGCAAGCGGGCGGCCGAGGCCGAGGCGGGCCAGGGGCCGGCGGCGCAGCGGCTGCGGGG CTCCCCGTCTGCCGCCAAGGGCCAAGGCACCACCGTCGTGCACCGCACGGTCAGCTACACGCCCGAGCCCCTGCCAG CCCGGCACTTTGACACGGACACGACCGAGCCGGTCAGCTTCTACCTGTCCAGCCTGGAGGAGCTGGTGGCGTGGAAGCCCACCCGCGACGATGACTTCAACGTGGCCGCGACGCCGCTGGCCGCGCGCCAACCTCCGCTGCACAGCAAGAGACCGCGCACGCTGGTGTGCCACGACATGAAGGGCGGGTACCTGGAGGACAG ATTCATCCAGGGCTCGGCCACGCGCAGTCCCTACGTGTTTTACCACTGGCAGTACATCGACATCTTCGTCTACTTCAGCCACCACGTGGTGACCATCCCGCCCGTGGGCTGGACCAACGCTGCCCACAGGAACGGCGTCTCCGTGCTGG GGACCTTCATCACCGAGTGGACGGAAGGCAAGAAGACGTGCGAGTCGTTCCTGGCCGGGCAGGCGGAGGCATACAGCGCCGTGGCCAAGCAGCTGGCCCGCATCGCCAGCTTCTACCGCTTCGACGGCTGGCTGGTCAACATCGAGAATGAGCTGAGC GAGGCGGCCGTGCGGACGCTGCCCCTCTTCCTGCGGcagctgaaggagcagctggggcGGCTGGTGCCGGGCGGGCTGGTGCTCTGGTACGACAGCGTCCTGCGGAGCGGCCAGCTCAAGTGGCAGAACGAGCTGAACGAGGAGAACAG ggTCTTCTTCGACGCCTGCGACGGGCTGTTCACCAACTACAACTGGAAGGAGGAGCACCTGGAGCGGACGCGGGCACAAGCCGGGGAGCGCTGGGCTGATGTCTACGTGGGCATCGACATCTTTGCCCGCGGGGATGTGGTGGGTGGCGGCTTCGATACAGACAAG TCCCTGCGCCTGATCCGCAAGCATGGCCTCTCTGCTGCCCTCTTCGCGCCCGGCTGGGTCTACGAGCACCTGGGGGCGACGGACTTCCTGCCCAACGAGGACAA GTTCTGGGGGCTGCTGACAGAGCAGCTGTCCACGCACAGCATCGGCACGCTGCCCTTGCACACCTCCTTCAACCTGGGCATGGGCACCGGGAGGTTCTCCTCCGGACAG GAGGTGGTGGTCAGCCCCTGGTACAACCTGAGCGCCCAGGAGATCCAGCCGCTGTTCACAGAGCACCGGGGGCCGGGCGGTGGGCCGCGCACACACTGCTGCCTGCGTGACgcctgggaggggggcagctccctgctggtggcgGGGGCCATCCCGCCCGACGCTGAGCACGTGGCCGTCCG GCTCTTCTCCTTCCAGACGCCGGCCCCCCCCAAGctgttcctgtccctgctgtaCAAGCTGGAGGAGCCGCAGGCCGGGGTCACGGTCGCGCTGGAACTCGCCACCCGGGACTCCGGCTCCTGCCGCGTTGGCGACATTG AGCCGACCAGGCGGCACCAGCCCCGGCCCCTCCCGGGCCCCCCGCCCGGCCTGTCCACGATGCTCAGCACCTGCGGAGAACAGAGCACCCAGGGCTGGACGAACCA GTGCTACGAGCTGGAGCTGCAGGACTGCGCCTTGCACGAGCTCTCCCTGGTGCTGGCACACCGCCCGGCCAGCCCACACGAGACCCCCTTCTCCTGCCGCCTCGGCGAGATCTGG GTGCTGGATGCGGATGTgatcccagcctccccacccctggtgcGACACCTTGAGGCCTCCCAGCTGCGAtggcgccggggtcccgggccggaCGAGCTCTTGCTCAGCCTCACCCTGCGCTGGGCCTACCCGACCAGCTTGGCCCGCGGCTTCCGCATCCACAACCAGCGGGCCGCAGAGCCGCAgcggctgctggggctggcataCGCGCCCCTGTACCGCGCGGTGGACGTGCCGGTGCCCGCGGTGGGTCCGGGACAGTCCGGCACCGTGGTGTTCCTGGTGGAGCCGGTGCTGCCCGAGGGGTTCCCGGTGGAGCCGGCGGCATGGGGGCACCTGCTGCTGGGGTACTCCAGCCCCTGA
- the USP36 gene encoding ubiquitin carboxyl-terminal hydrolase 36, whose amino-acid sequence MPIVEKLREALRPARREAAEGGELGRLLGASARAVLLQRIEFEPARGRPVPPGPAAAKYVLLAPARPGPGPDPGAPPGPGPGPGACGGRAGAGPDGVPAPQKVLFPAERLRLRWERTGRAGAGLHNLGNTCFLNATLQCLTHTAPLANYLLGQDHARACRHGGFCMLCLMQNHAVQAFANSGNAIKPVAFIRDLKKIARHFRFGSQEDAHEFLRYTIDAMQKACLNGCTKLDRQTQATTLVHQIFGGYLRSRVKCSVCKSVSDTYDPYLDVALEIRQAANIVRALELFVKADVLSGDNAYMCAKCKKKVPASKRFTIHRASNVLTLSLKRFANFSGGKITKDVGYPEFLNIRPYMSQSSGDPVMYSLYAVLVHSGYSCHAGHYYCYVKASNGQWYQMNDSLVHASNIKVVLNQQAYVLFYLRIPGPRKSPEGPPAKTASTLPGRTGVDQIKKAVANGPLSSPLIGKRPDVPQGKKSPGVEEMGVPVARSTFGLGPKLQNGTMQPKSPVGSPSPKLAPRPVPMAAPEEPGRRPKKPLAAPQQHMLPKAARDTGGAKPEVAKQGSWGSKESLSPPSPKLPVRSAASSQEPTGSRGSPEPQERDRSRSSPASPAHGTLGDSPKGPPKAKSRAGSFCAPADTDCGQAELDAETAGPEDIKLAKVKSPLLANVALELSSTMSPPPAKKLALSAKKGSTPRRASGSDRRTQPHPPFANHTSPMATTHPASASPWPPGKPRASSSAPKPPAPLKPASSSLPSSDSLSPPSARSHLPASAPPALPPQHPLSQGQEPGPTRTLPGSKKKRRKHHLGVEGSATSPGLGSGGLGLCSPPRKRKHMEQDQSPVSQEKGAATKKTDSWKREGLGGEHRPPPLDPSSPAGSRTSSPRKRKKKKRDVEEGRSLGTSLLSSCSAWDKAETRAVEPRQVKPQDAGTAGESEHRKCKKRESVGSLSPQPASEQPAANGLCPVDSASVPVFTWDSQVRDGYKRCLTAPSPEKGTGARAAWRGQEEHSTVQELLRDSLDKAYGKQVLTWEGQASAVSRDAIQDATWARSATVLDEWDEEFDRGKVKKIKKLKRERRRSFNAFQKLQNKRNFWSVTHPAKAASLSYRL is encoded by the exons ATGCCGATCGTGGAGAAGCTGCGCGAGGCGCTGCGGCCGGCGCGGCGGGAGGCGGCGGAGGGCGGCGAGCTGGGCCGGCTGCTGGGCGCGTCGGCGCGGGCCGTGCTGCTGCAGCGCATCGAGTTCGAGCCGGCGCGGGGCCGCCCCGTCCCGCCCGGGCCCGCCGCCGCCAAGTACGTGCTGCTCGcgccggcgcggcccggccccggccccgaccccggcgccccgcccggccccggccccggccccggagcgtgcggggggcgggcgggcgcggggccggaCGGGGTGCCGGCGCCGCAGAAGGTGCTGTTCCCCGCCGAGCGCCTGCGGCTGCGCTGGGAGCGCACGGGGCGCGCCGGGGCCGGGCTGCACAACCTGGGCAACACCTGCTTCCTCAACGCCACGCTGCAGTGCCTCACGCACACCGCGCCGCTCGCCAACTACCTGCTGGGCCAGGACCACGCGCGCGCCT GTCGCCACGGTGGCTTCTGCATGCTGTGCCTCATGCAGAACCACGCCGTGCAGGCCTTCGCCAACAGCGGCAACGCCATCAAGCCCGTCGCCTTCATCCGTGACCTCAAAA AGATCGCCCGGCACTTCCGCTTCGGCAGCCAGGAGGACGCGCACGAGTTCCTGCGCTACACCATCGACGCCATGCAGAAGGCTTGCCTCAACGGCTGCACCAA GCTGGACCGGCAGACGCAGGCCACGACACTGGTTCACCAGATCTTCGGCGGTTACCTGCGGTCCCGCG tgAAGTGTTCGGTGTGCAAGAGCGTCTCGGACACCTACGACCCCTACCTGGACGTGGCCCTGGAGATCCGG CAAGCGGCCAACATTGTGCGCGCGCTGGAGCTCTTCGTTAAGGCAGACGTGCTGAGCGGGGACAACGCCTACATGTGCGCCAA GTGCAAGAAGAAGGTGCCGGCCAGCAAGCGCTTCACCATCCACCGCGCCTCCAACGTCCTCACGCTCTCCCTCAAGCGCTTCGCCAACTTCAGTGGGGGCAAGATCACCAAG GACGTGGGCTACCCCGAGTTCCTGAACATCCGGCCCTACATGTCCCAAAGCAGCGGCGACCCGGTCATGTACAGCCTCTACGCGGTGCTGGTGCATTCGGGGTACAGCTGTCACGCGGGGCACTACTATTGCTATGTGAAG gccagcaACGGGCAGTGGTACCAGATGAACGACTCCCTGGTCCACGCCAGCAACATCAAAGTGGTCCTCAACCAGCAGGCCTACGTGCTCTTCTACCTGAG GATCCCAGGCCCCCGGAAGAGCCCTGAGGGCCCCCCTGCCAAGACTGCTTCCACCCTGCCCGGCCGCACTGGTGTCGACCAGATCAAGAAGGCCGTTGCCAACGGGCCCCTCTCCTCGCCGCTGATTGGCAAA AGGCCAGATGTGCCGCAGGGGAAGAAGTCTCCAGGAGTGGAAGAGATGGGCGTACCAGTGGCCCGGAGCACGTTCGGGTTGGGGCCCAAGCTGCAGAATGGGACCATGCAGCCCAAGAGCCCAGTGGGGTCCCCCTCGCCCAAGCTGGCTCCCAGGCCTGTCCCTATGGCAGCACCGGAGGAGCCGGGCAGGAGGCCCAAGAAGCCGCTCGCTGCACcgcagcagcacatgctgcccaagGCCGCTCGGGACACTGGCGGGGCCAAGCCGGAGGTCGCCAAGCAGGGCTCGTGGGGGAGCAAGGAGTCGCTGTCACCACCCTCACCCAAGCTGCCCGTGCggtcagctgccagcagccaggagcccacgggcagcaggggcagccccgAGCCCCAGGAGCGGGACCGCAGCCGCAGCAGCCCGGCCAGCCCCGCGCACGGCACCCTGGGTGACTCGCCCAAGGGGCCTCCCAAGGCCAAGAGCCGCGCCGGCAGCTTCTGCGCCCCTGCGGACACAGACTGCGGCCAGGCCGAGTTGGATGCCGAGACGGCTGGCCCCGAGGACATCAAGCTGGCAAAGGTGAAGTCCCCACTGCTGGCCAACGTCGCgctggagctgagcagcaccatgTCCCCACCGCCTGCGAAGAAGCTGGCCCTCTCGGCCAAGAAG GGCAGCACCCCGCGGAGGGCGAGCGGAAGTGACCGCCGCACGCAGCCGCACCCACCTTTTGCCAACCACACCTCCCCTATGGCCACGACCCACCCCGCCTCCGCCTCTCCCTGGCCTCCTGGCAAGCCCAG GGCGTCCTCATCTGCTCCCAAACCTCCAGCTCCTCTgaagcctgccagcagctccctccccagctcagactccctgtccccccccagtGCTCGCTCTCACCTCCCGGCCTccgccccccctgccctccctccacagcACCCCCTGTCCCAGGGTCAAGAGCCGGGGCCCACCAGGACCCTCCCTGGCTCCAAAAAGAAGCGGCGGAAGCAccatctgggggtggagggcagtgccaccagccctggcctgggcagtgggggcttGGGGCTCTGCAGCCCGCCCCGCAAAAGGAAGCACATGGAGCAGGACCAGAGCCCCGTGTCTCAGGAGAAGGGAGCAGCCACAAAGAAGACAGATAGCTGGaagagagaggggctggggggcgaACACAGGCCCCCGCCACTGGATCCTAGCAGCCCGGCAGGCTCGCGGACCAGCTCCCCccgaaagaggaagaagaagaagcgAGATGTGGAGGAAGGACGTAGCCTGGGGACCTCGCTGCTGAGCAG ctgctctgCCTGGGACAAGGCAGAGAccagggctgtggagcccagGCAGGTAAAGCCGCAGGACGCAGGGACGGCTGGCGAGAGCGAGCATCGGAAGTGCAAGAAGAGGGAGAGTGTCGGCAGCCTGTCCCCCCAGCCTGCCTCCGAGCAGCCGGCTGCAAACGGCCTCTGTCCTGTGGACAGTGCTTCAG TGCCAGTGTTCACTTGGGACAGCCAGGTCAGAGACGGGTACAAGCGCTGCCTCACCGCCCCAAGCCCCGAGAAgggcacaggggccagggcagcctgGCGGGGCCAGGAggagcacagcacagtacaggagCTGCTCCGGGATTCCCTGGACAAAGCGTACGGGAAGCAAG TGCTGACATGGGAGGGCCAGGCGTCCGCTGTGAGCCGGGACGCCATCCAGGATGCAACCTGGGCCCGTAGTGCAACCGTCCTCGACGAGTGGGACGAAGAGTTTGACAGAGGAAAG gTGAAGAAGATCAAGAAGCTGAAGCGGGAGCGGAGGAGGAGTTTCAACGCCTTccagaaactgcagaacaagcGCAACTTCTGGTCCGTGACGCACCCGGCCAAGGCCGCCAGCCTCAGCTACCGGCTCTGA